The region ttgtgtgaatctTCTCTTCGGGGATAGATATATTGGAATTGAGGTAGTAATAGATTAATAGTAAATTGAAATAACGTGCTAAAAGATTAATAGTAAATTGAAATAACGTGCTAATAGCGACATCATCATGTAGTTGGTTCTATGGTGTAGTGGTTAGCACTCTGGACTTTGAATCCAGCGACCTGGGTTCGACTCCCGGTAGGACCTTTTGTTCTTTTAgaatcaattaattaattaaattattgtttttgtttgaaCGTCAATTAATTAAATTCTGTGCTCTGCTATATGAAATTGTTGAGAGACAGAAGATAAGGCAAGGCAGGCAATAATAATGGAAGTGAAATACAAAACCCTAGAAATTGTCCCAAAatctggttctggttctggttctggttctggttctggttctggtgTGTGGTATCTTACATTGAATCGTCCCTCACAACGCAACGCCCTTTCCGATGATTTCTTCTGTGAGTTCCCAAAAGCCCTGTGTGCACTCGACCACAACCCCAACGTGAACGTCATCGTTTTATCCGGTGCTGGCAACCACTTTTGCTCCGGCATCGACCTTTCCCTTTTGAAATCTACATCTACTACTGGTGCCAATGGCGGCGAGAGTCTCCGGCGACAGATCCTGGCGATGCAAGATTCGTTGACGTCCCTGGAACGATGCAGGAAACCCGTCATTGCCAGTATACATGGAGCTTGCATCGGTGGTGGAATTGATATCATAACCGCCTGTGACATAAGGTTTTGTACGAAGGAGGCGTTTTTCTCGGTGAAGGAGGTGGATTTGGCCCTGGCGGCTGATCTGGGAACTCTTCAGAGGTTGCCCATGATTGTCGGTTTCGGCAACGCCATGGAGTTGGCTTTGACGGCTCGCAGGTTCTCAGGTTTGGAGGCCAAGGAGTTGGGTCTCGTTTCTCGGGCTTTCGATTCCAAACACGACCTAGACGAGGGCGTCTACCAGGTCGCTCAGGGTAAGTTTAATAAgttacatacatacatacatacagaGCAGcaaaatctatctatctatcaatcTAGATTTCCTCATATTTTTAACTAAATCATCAATCATGTTATGTACATGATCCATCTTATGACAGCAATTGCTACCAAGTCTCCCCTTGCGCTTATTGGGACAAAAACTGTGTTGCTTAGAAGTAGGGACTTAACTGTGGATCAAGGCTTGGATTATGTTGCAACCTTGAATTCTGCCAGATTGTTATCTGCTGATTTAACTGAAGCAGTTATGGCACAGATGCAGAAGCGGAAGCCACTTTTTTCAAAGCTCTAAAGCGCCACCATGCATCACCTTTTGTTTCTTACTAAATACATCATATTCATATGTGAGACAGACTGAGATTTtcctgtttctttctttttgctttGCTTTTGCTATGTCAAGAAATAAAAATCATGATATATATTCATTTGGATCACAGAGTTAAGTACTGCTCATCATTGATTTATTATTATACTCATTCTCTTATTCTACGCATGCATATTACGTATCTGTTGTCAATCACCAATTCTCTTCCCGGTCAAGGCATAGTCTATACAAGGCTCATTCTCTTCTAACCGGTTTTAGCAATCTGGTTTTTAAATTTTGGTTTAAGCATTTGGACCTCTAAAACTGAATATCTTCTAACAATTGACTTTCCCTATTCAGCTCTTCTTAGCAATTTGCTCTGCTCCTTCATTAACAATAGCCAAATGAACTTCTTGCTAGCAGTGAGAATAGGTTGGGTCTAGGTAGTCTATGAATAGGCTTGACGTACTTAAAAATCTTAAGGCCCGAGTCTGGTCTGTTACCTATCgtaattttgttgttgttgaattTGGTATGACCTGAAATGAAAGTATGACTCGGCATGGTAACCTATTTAAATGTTTGTTTTGTGATAAGATTTTTACATATCTCAACAAACTTATTTTTAAAGAGACTAGTAAATTTATATGCTAACAATAAATAGTACTACTAAAAGAAATATTTCTATAAACAGGCTAACTATGCTAGTCCCTTAGGTTTACAAGGTTGTTTGAATGGCCCGAGGGACCTTGCTAAGCTTTTAAAaaagtttaggttttatttATCATTAATTTGGTTTGATCTGACCTTTGCAAGATGTTACATGTCCTATTCTCATCCTTATTATTGATGAGTACTGTTCACCTTACCAAACATCAACCTTCCTCTTTTGATTCATGCTAGACATTCTCAACCTTAATCTAAGCATCCCAAAGTCTTGGAACTAATTGTAGCAGCTACAAATGTGACATCTTTAACCACAGTCAATTCAAGTAGTTAGATTAACACCATTTGGTTATAAGTTTTCAGTTAAAACCTAATTTTTCAGCTTCTTGATAGCTTTTTAGCTGATTTTGTGCAATAATGTTGCATTCACACCCCTCTTTGGGGTGGAAAGAGGAGAGATAGGAAACTCACTCGCTTTTGTTAAAAACAAACTCACTTTAGCCTTTAGAGGAGCATTTTTACGGTGAAGAACAAGTCTATTCAATATTACCTCCCATTATTGCTGATTTTCACGATTGAAGGGCATACCCATCTTAATTGTTTGATGTTAAAATGACTATATTGTGACAAATTATCACTATTTTTCATGCCATCCGAAGCAGAGAAACAAGCTAGCTAGAGCATCAGTTCCTACTTCCAAAATTCATTCTAGTAATACTTACAGCCAACAGTCTGAATAACCTCACTTAAAAACAAAGTGGAAGGTAACGATCTTCAAAAGCAAGATGAAATCACAATTCCTATGTATAAATCAGCAAACATTTCAATATATAAATTTCAGGTCATGTAGTCAATGTTAGTGAAATAGTATGGTCTTGATCAACTTCTTTTCTGGATGCTTCCCAAAGTCGATGTTCAATTCCCAATTTTCTCAGCTCTGATAGTCCTTGCTCAactgaaatttgaaaattcataTAATTAAGACCATGCAAATTCCTGAGAATATTAAGCAAGAGTTCATCTCTTAGCCTAGTTAAAGTCGTCATCAATGGAGGTGAAATTAAAGCATTATCTGTGATGTATTTGTGAGAGGACCGACATAATTGGAGAAATTTAGATGTGGTATTTATGTTTTTGAAGTGCAATCTTAGGTCTCCAACTTAAAAACACTCCTTTAAGTCTCCATGATTGTCCTCAACCAAGTCTTCTTGCACATAATAAGGAGTGTTAACTATATCTTCGGCGAATAAAGGTGATCTGTAGTAAAACATAAGAGGACTGCTATTTAATACGGACAGGGAAAGTTTCGAAACATAAGAATCCTCACGTGGCCACATATGATTGGTGCTTAGTGTAATAAATGGTTATTGACTACAAAACTCAAAGACAGAAAGAAAACAAGGAGATGCAATGGCATTTAAAATTCTTACTTTCCGTTTCGTATCAAACCACAATTCTCAAAACATAAACCCAAGCCATATGTTACTGGTTACACCTAAACTGAGCCTTTTCTTCCCAGCAAATTAGTGTAATACTGGGTTGACACATCCAGGTTTTGGCTGTTGAACATCAATTAGAAAACTAACAGTTGAGTTAGTGATACGATACACACACATCTATGACAAACTACGAAGTTATTAAAATCTCAAATGTTGATAATTCAGCACTTTATTCTCTAAACGGAACTCCTTATTTTAGAGAAGCTAAATTCATACACCATATGCGCTACAAAGTAATTATTTCAAATACAAATGTTAGACAATAATTACCATCAACAGCATCGTGTGAGGTAGGCGAATGCCCACTCCGACCAATCCAAAAATGAAGACGATCTTTGGCAATGTCCTCCTCTATACTGTGAGCCTTGGCTCTTCTCCAGAAATATGTCAGCCAAGCCTGTCCGCAAAATGTAAATTCACTTAGAAAGCATGTTACAGCAATACAAACCACAGATGTCTTGTCAAACACAGAATAATGAGGAGTGACCATTAACTTCACTGGTCACAAATCAAAAGTAGTTGCAAGCGACCAATATTTATGAAAAGGTTGAAGAGCTAGAAGGGTGCTGTAAATGATTGAAAAGTAAAAGTTACAAAAATCAAAGTAAAAGATCCATGTAATCCAGGATCCAGGAAGGCATGTCTACTCATAGAAGAGAAATGAACTGCAATGGACACAGACATACAAGAAGCTGTTAATAAAAAAGAGCATGAATAATTCATAAGAGAATGAAATACCTCCTTGAAGAGAACATCCTCAGATTCCTCTGGACTAAGTTCTACATAAGAACAATAATATTTAGGATAGCATTATCTTATCATTTGCATGAAAGGGACAACCCATAGCTATTTCTGCAATACAAGTGGGGGGGGAACATACCAAAAGCTTCCATAAACTTAGGGTCCCCAGGTGATTTAATATCTggtaatgaccaaaagtgtacGCAATGTTGTTAGTGCATATGAAAAACAGACTTTATCCTACATATTTAAACACATCTAGAAAATAGGACAAGAGAGTAATCAAGGAGAAATACTTTAATCCCTATCTTTAAGAGGtgtcagtttcaactttcaagtgtTTGAGCCAAAGAGGAAAAAATTACTCAGCCGCAAAAAGGTCGTAGGGGTTTTGTGTCAATGTCCAACACCGAGACACTCCTTTGAAGAGGAGTGTCCTGGCAATTGTGTGTGTAtacacacaaacacacacacacatatatatacagTCTTTAGCACATGCTTATTGACTGAAGTACATGGTTTAGGTTTACAACACACAAACTAGGAATACGGCAAGACAGGTAATGAAAGAATGAATGCATACCTGAGACTAATTGTCGAGCAGAATTTGGACGCCGCTGCTGGGCTAATGCTTGCACAATAGCATCCTCAACCTTAGAAAATaaccaagagagagagagagagagagagagagtgaaaaCTTTAGCATTGCTTATGTATGGTGTATTTAAGAAGATTACAAAAACTTAAATAGATGCACATGAGGAAAACAAGACAACCAAGGCATTCAAAGACAACCTTTAAAGAAGCAAGCTCCTTCAGTCCCATTTCAACGGAAAGCATACTTTCAATATTTCCTTCTCCAATAAGATCATTCAGATCTGGAACAAGTTTGCTGCGCTTCTCCATTGCATCTTCGCCTGTTAAAAAACAATCAAAATTATATATTGGAAATTCACAGGTCATGCAAAAGAATAGTGAAAATCAtcactataaaaaaaaatagagcacGGATTAATTCTACTATGCAGGAATATGAATTGCAAAGCCCTAATCTTTATATTTCATGCCTTTTTCCCAGCATTCCTCCTCAGCCTTTTGTCCTGCAGAAACAACGACCTCAAATGGAAGAGGAGCTAAGGATGACCAGAGTTCGTACTTGGAAACTGCAACATCTGCACAGATGCCTATCATACATGGGAGAAGACAGTAATAAGTTCACCATGAaattattcacttatccaactCAGCCACATTAAAACTAGATAAATAGCCAAAATAATTATACATGCATATACgcatacagaaaaaaaaaatgatacttAGGCTTTGCTGATGCACTCCAGTTCTGACAAGATATGGACTTACCTCACCAACAAAAGAACAAAAGGAAGATAAATCACCGCCTACAGTAGTTTAGTCTATTTTGCAGATAAATCCCAATATACAAAGCACATCCAATATGTAATCATgcactcattagttttgcaatTATACTGACATGTTCAAACAGTTAAAATATGATAATAAAGTGTTCTAAAAGCTTATCCAGTTTCTGTCAAAAGTGACTAACATATGTAACCAATTGATACAAAAATACCCTGTTCCGTATGTCAGAAAGAGATTACATATCCCtaacccaaaagaaaagaaaaaattaagctACCAGGCAGAAGCTTACCATATTTTGCTGCTAACCCCCAATAACGAGCAAGCCAACACCTCTTTAGAACAACTTCCTCCTGATAAGAAGAAAACTTATACAATGAATTTTCCAAACAACAATTTTACTAATGGACTCCAGCAACTACCGAAGTACATACCATTTCTTTCTGAGTTAATATCATTCTTTGTGTCATTGATCGAAGAGCTTTCACTTCAGATTCAGCTCCATTTAGCTGTCTCACTGCAGCCTCAGTCTCA is a window of Lotus japonicus ecotype B-129 chromosome 5, LjGifu_v1.2 DNA encoding:
- the LOC130717588 gene encoding delta(3,5)-Delta(2,4)-dienoyl-CoA isomerase, peroxisomal; the protein is MEVKYKTLEIVPKSGSGSGSGSGSGSGVWYLTLNRPSQRNALSDDFFCEFPKALCALDHNPNVNVIVLSGAGNHFCSGIDLSLLKSTSTTGANGGESLRRQILAMQDSLTSLERCRKPVIASIHGACIGGGIDIITACDIRFCTKEAFFSVKEVDLALAADLGTLQRLPMIVGFGNAMELALTARRFSGLEAKELGLVSRAFDSKHDLDEGVYQVAQAIATKSPLALIGTKTVLLRSRDLTVDQGLDYVATLNSARLLSADLTEAVMAQMQKRKPLFSKL